The window GTGAGTGTATAGGCTTCGATAAACCGCGTAACTGTCCCGTCCATAACGAGGAGTCCGCGTTGGAATGCGGAAAGTCGTGCGAGGTTGATTTCTTTTAGGTTTTCGGGTTTGGCATTTTGTGCAACGAAGAGTGATTTCATGCGTGTGTTAACGCAGGTTCTCCGTCGCTTGTTGATTGTATCTATTTTCATGATGGGAAATTTCCGTTCTTTAGAAAAGATATGTTTAATTAAAAGCGACATACAATTTAAATTGATTTATGAAATTAGACATATAGATTTGAAAAAGGTTCGTTTCTGAGAACATAAAGACGAATTCGGCTTGACATGCCTTGTGAAGGCGGATATACTGGTTTCCGCTGGTTCGGTTTGCAATGCTACTTTCTATCAGACTATGGAGGGACATTCCGAGTGTCCAGGATTTTAAGTCGTTCTATATCTCTTTTCCTGATTACTTCACTTCTGTTTTTCTGCAGTTTTACGATAACAATAGAGGCGCGTCCACTGGCCCTTGGTGAACGCCTCTTCACACAGGGCAATTATGATGCTGCGGTTACTGAATATAAACGCTTTCTCTTTTTCCATCCAGATGATGAACGTATCGGGGAGGTGTATCACAACATCGGACTCGCCTACAGAGGACAAGGCTTATGGACGGAGGCAATCACTACCCTTCGGATAGCAGTACATCACGCTACAGATGACGCATCGAAATCGGAATATCAGTTGACACTCGCTGTAACGCTAATCGCCATGCAAGATTACGATCTTGCCCAATTGGAATTGATTAAGGTGACACTACGGAGTCCATCTGCGTTGCTTTACCGTAGGGCGTTATTGTTGAGAGCGGTTGCCTATATCTACCAGTTTCGATGGGATGAGGCACGGGAAGTCCTGAAAAACTGGGGGACTGACGAGAGGTTGGATGAACTTTTTGATGCAGCGATTCATACGCCACAAAAATCTGGCAGCGTCGCAAGGATATTATCGACAATCCTTCCTGGTGCTGGACAGGTCTATGCTGGCAATTGGCGAGGCGGTTTAAACGCATTGTTCCTAAATGGCGCAGCTGGCTTCCTCACAGTTGATGCAGCGTTGGATGGATACTATTCGGATGCGCTGTTATGGGGAGGACTTGTTTTCTGGCGTTACTACCGAGGAAACACCTTCCGCGCCGGACAGGCAGCGGAGCAGTTCAACCAACAACGCACGCGAGAGGCTGCCGATGCGATCTTACAAAGGCTTCAAGAAATTGTTGACACGCCCTAAAATCGCTTGCTACACTTCTGAACGTTTCTGAAGGATGTACACAACCACAATGAGCACAATCGCAATGGTGAACGTCCAGATGTTGTAGATGTACGCAAGGAACGCCGCAATCGCAAGCACTATCCACTCGTACCAGTGTGTCTTTCGGACGAAGTAACCCATTGTAACCATTGAGAAGACAATCGTCCCGACAACAGCACTTACCACGGACAACGCGTATTCAAGCGGTGTGCCGTCTGTGAATAGGATATGCGTATACGCAAATAGCAGGGGCATGATGTAGAGCAGTTTGGCGAACTTGAAACATGCCCATCCTGTTTTCCATGGATCGGCACGTGCGATGGCGGCCCCAGCGTAAGCACCTAATGCGACCGGCGGTGTGATGTTTGAGTCTTGACTCAGCCAGAAGATAATCAGGTGTGCCGCAATGATGGATATGCCCATTTCAGGGGTCGTCAGGATCGGCACTGCGAGTTCAGAAGTGATTAGATAGGCAGCGGTGACAGGGATCCCCATACCGAGGACTAAAGAAGCAGCGGCGAGGAATAGTATTGCGATAGCCTTGTTGCTTCCGGCGACTGTTAGCACCAATTCCGGGAATATCCGTCCCAAACCCGTCAAGTCAATAACGGCAACGATGATACCAATCGTGCCGACTGCGCCACCAATCGCAAGCGAATTCTTTGCACCACTCACCATCGCCTCCCAGATCCGTTTTGGTGTTAAGCGGGTCTCTGGACGGAAGTAGCTTACCGCAATCGTGACGAGTATCGCGAAGAACGCTGCTTTATAGGCGGTATACCCTGCGATGAGCATCCCAATCAGCGTAATCAACGGTAATAGGTAAAACCACCCACTTTTAATCAGAGATAAGAATTTAGGTGTTTCTGCTGCCGATATCCGTTCGAGTCCCTCTTTTTTCGCTTCACAATGAACCATCACCCAGACAGATAGGAAATAGAGAACTGCTGGCACGATAGATAAGAGCGCGATTTGGCTATAGGGCAACCCTGTTCGTTCTGCTATCAGAAACGCGCCCGCGCCCATCACTGGCGGTAAGAATTGCCCACCTACAGAAGCGGAAGCCTCAACAGCACCAGCGATATGCGGGCGGAATCCTGTGCGTTTCATTAATGGGATCGTGAATGTTCCGGTGGCTACTGTGTTTGCGATTGCGCTTCCCGCAACAGAGCCGAAAAAACCTGAAGTCATAACCGAGACTTTTGCTGCACCGCCTGTTGAACGTCCGGCTATCGACATCGGTAGATTGATAAAGAATTGTCCAACCCCTGATTTCTCCAGAAACGCTCCGAAGAAGATAAAGAGAATGACGTACGTCGCCATCACATTTGCCATGATGCCGAAAACACCCGCCTGATTGAAAAAACAGTGCTCAACAATTCGACGCATCGAAAAACCCTTGTGCGCAATGGCATCAGGCATAGAGCGGCCCACAAGGGCATATAGAATGCCAATGACGGCAATGATAGGCAGTGCCCAACCGACTGTTCTGCGGCTTACCTCAAAACTAATTACTATAGCGATAGCACCCACAAAAATATCGAGTTGATTGTAATTGCCCGCACGGGTTGCCAGTTCGGGATATTCCACGATCCAGTATCCGATCGTGAAGATGCTACATGCGACGAGTCCCATGTCTAAAACAGATGGACGGTGGACTGGGGAGGTCTGTCGGCATCGGTAGAGAAACCCAATGAGGAGGTAGGTCACAAGGAGATAGAAGCCGATATGATATTGCTCACTGGCACTGCCAAAGCCTGCACTATAAAGATAAAAAAGGACAAGGCAGACGGAGCCCAACTCGAAAATCCATCTGTATACAGGTTTCAAGTCAGTCCGTTGCGTCTCGAAACCGGTAACGCCCGTTGTTTCTGATTGTGCCATTGTGTCTCCAATGTAGGTGTTTCTTTTAATTCTACATGAAAAAGGTTGGGAAAGCAACGGTTTTATCCGTTTGAACCCAATCCGTTCCTTGTAGAACATTCTTATTCGGAGTTGCACGTCGTGTCCCGAACAAGTTCGGGCATCCCTCTATGAATTATTGAAAAGTTGAGTGGCACTGCGGAAAATGAGCCGAGTGCTTGATGGGAAAAAATAGTTGTGATAGAATTACAGCACGTCAACTAATTGAGAGAGGAGATAAAAATGGCAATAGGATTGGGCGTTATTGGGATGAATCCGACGAATATGGGTTCAACGGCGACACTTTTAAAGGATGTACCGGACCTGAAATATGAACTCCGCGGTATCTGTGCAAAGCGGGCAGATGTTTTGGAAAACTATGCAAAGCAGATTGGTGTGGATTTTTGGACGACGGATTACCGGGAACTGGTGCAACGCGAGGATATTTCTGTTATCGCAATCTATTCTCCTGACCACTTGCATGCTGAACACTGTGTCGCGGCGATTGAAGCTGGGAAACATATCATTTGTACGAAACCGATGGTGACCACATTAGCCGATGCGCAACAGTTGGTAGATCTGGTACGCGAACACAAAGTCAAATTCCTCGTTGGGCAAACGATGCGGTTTGATCTCCAGTTTTTGACAATGAAACGGTTCTTTGACGATGGCGATTTAGGCGACATCATGATGGCGGATGCCTATTATGTTCACGACATGCGCGAGGTCTATGCGTTTACACCGTGGCGGCTCCATGAACCTCAAGATTTGATGTTCGGCGGTGTTGTGCATCCTGTTGACATATTGCGCTGTCTTCTCGGTGATGTAGATGAGGTACATGCCTACGGCACTAAAGGTCTACTCACGCCGGAATACCCGATAAAGAACAATTTCTTTCTTAACCTGAAATTTAAGAGCGGGCAGATTGCGAGAGCGATGGGGCTTTACGATATCGTCCATCCTCCGATGCCGATGATGCAGCTCTCCGTTTTCGGAAGTAAAGGAACAATAATTGGGGACTTTACGGACAACGAAGAAGGACACGTTAAGTTGATGCTCGATAAAATGTCCACCGGAGAGCCCTTTGAAGTGACATGTCCACCGGAGACAGATACAAGTGTTTATGGACACGGACAAACAGTGATCCGATATATGCGGCATTTTCAGCAGTGTCTGGAGGAAGATTTAGAACCCTCGCCGAATGTGATTGATGGTGCGAAGTCTATCGCCGTCGGTGCAGCAGCGTGGGAATCCATTGAGACGGGGAAACCTGTGAAGGTGTTCAACGAATTTGTGTAGAGGGTTATCAGTTATCGGTTATCGGTTAGGAGGCTATCCCTAACAGTCCACGACTTCTTGGCGGATGCCAAGTTGGGGAAGATTGTTACGAATGACTGTTAACTGACGACTGACAACTGATAACTATTTTGCTATTTCAGGATTAGCATTTTCCGTAATGCGAATGTCTCGTTTGTTCGTAACTGGTAAAAATAGATACCGCTTGCGACACGCTCACCTAAAGCGTTCCGACCGTCCCAATACGCAGCACTGTTCCGCTCGGTGTAGTAGCCCTCGGGCTGATATCCAAGTGCCAGTTGCCGGATAAGCGTCCCCTTTGCGTCGTAAATGAGAATCTGCACATCCGTACCAGTCGCTAACTGGTATGGAATCCATGTTTCGGGGTTGAACGGATTTGGATAATTCGCGAGGAGTCGTGTTTCCTGTGGTGTTGCTGATGCTAAAAGACTTTGGAGAAACGCAAGCACCTTTTGGTATTT of the Candidatus Poribacteria bacterium genome contains:
- a CDS encoding tetratricopeptide repeat protein; this translates as MSRILSRSISLFLITSLLFFCSFTITIEARPLALGERLFTQGNYDAAVTEYKRFLFFHPDDERIGEVYHNIGLAYRGQGLWTEAITTLRIAVHHATDDASKSEYQLTLAVTLIAMQDYDLAQLELIKVTLRSPSALLYRRALLLRAVAYIYQFRWDEAREVLKNWGTDERLDELFDAAIHTPQKSGSVARILSTILPGAGQVYAGNWRGGLNALFLNGAAGFLTVDAALDGYYSDALLWGGLVFWRYYRGNTFRAGQAAEQFNQQRTREAADAILQRLQEIVDTP
- a CDS encoding TRAP transporter fused permease subunit; the encoded protein is MAQSETTGVTGFETQRTDLKPVYRWIFELGSVCLVLFYLYSAGFGSASEQYHIGFYLLVTYLLIGFLYRCRQTSPVHRPSVLDMGLVACSIFTIGYWIVEYPELATRAGNYNQLDIFVGAIAIVISFEVSRRTVGWALPIIAVIGILYALVGRSMPDAIAHKGFSMRRIVEHCFFNQAGVFGIMANVMATYVILFIFFGAFLEKSGVGQFFINLPMSIAGRSTGGAAKVSVMTSGFFGSVAGSAIANTVATGTFTIPLMKRTGFRPHIAGAVEASASVGGQFLPPVMGAGAFLIAERTGLPYSQIALLSIVPAVLYFLSVWVMVHCEAKKEGLERISAAETPKFLSLIKSGWFYLLPLITLIGMLIAGYTAYKAAFFAILVTIAVSYFRPETRLTPKRIWEAMVSGAKNSLAIGGAVGTIGIIVAVIDLTGLGRIFPELVLTVAGSNKAIAILFLAAASLVLGMGIPVTAAYLITSELAVPILTTPEMGISIIAAHLIIFWLSQDSNITPPVALGAYAGAAIARADPWKTGWACFKFAKLLYIMPLLFAYTHILFTDGTPLEYALSVVSAVVGTIVFSMVTMGYFVRKTHWYEWIVLAIAAFLAYIYNIWTFTIAIVLIVVVYILQKRSEV
- a CDS encoding Gfo/Idh/MocA family oxidoreductase, producing the protein MAIGLGVIGMNPTNMGSTATLLKDVPDLKYELRGICAKRADVLENYAKQIGVDFWTTDYRELVQREDISVIAIYSPDHLHAEHCVAAIEAGKHIICTKPMVTTLADAQQLVDLVREHKVKFLVGQTMRFDLQFLTMKRFFDDGDLGDIMMADAYYVHDMREVYAFTPWRLHEPQDLMFGGVVHPVDILRCLLGDVDEVHAYGTKGLLTPEYPIKNNFFLNLKFKSGQIARAMGLYDIVHPPMPMMQLSVFGSKGTIIGDFTDNEEGHVKLMLDKMSTGEPFEVTCPPETDTSVYGHGQTVIRYMRHFQQCLEEDLEPSPNVIDGAKSIAVGAAAWESIETGKPVKVFNEFV